Genomic window (Marinobacter fonticola):
TACACCTACGCGGTGATCAACCACACCGCCGAAGGCCACATGACCCCGCCGCCGCTGGCGACGGCCTTCACCGGCGCGGGCTTCCACATCGTGATTCTGCAGTTCCTGGTATTTGTGCTGATGGGCGGGCTGGTCTGGTCGGCCGGGATGCTCGGCAGTTCAATGCTCGCCATGGCGGCTGTCGCGTTCGTGGTATTGGTGCTGCCCGCCAGCGTGATGATCCTGGCGATGGAGCATCAGGTCGGCCCGGCGGTCAATCCCGCGCATCTAATGGCATTGATTTCCCGTATCGGCTGGCCTTATTTCGTGCTGTACGGCCACCTGATTCTACTGATGCTCGCCAGCGGCGCCATTCAGGAATTTGCCTTCAACCACTTTTCGCCGGCGATCGCCCAACCGTTATCCGGGTTTATTGGCAGCACCTTTACGCTGATTTTCTTCCACATGATGGGCTATCTGCTGTTTCAGTATCAGGAAGAGCTCGGCTTCGCCAGCGATCTTCAGGATGAAGACGCACCGCCGGTCCCGGATCGCACCCGCCGTCTCGATGCCGATATCGACATGAACCTCAAGGACGGCCATTACGAACGGGCGCTGACGCTGATCAAGGGCGCCCTCAAGAAAGAGCCCACCCACCCCCAGCGGCTGGAACAGCTCTATCGTTTATTGCGGGCGATGAACGATGAAAGCGAACTCTACAAGAGCCATCCGCGCCTCCTCCAATGGCTGGCCGACCGGCGCGATGCCGATGAGCTAACGGAGATGTTTCGCCTGCTGGAGCAGGTTGAACCCGGTTTTCGCCTCGACGATCCGGCCCTGGCGGTGAACTGCGCCCGCACCATGAACCTGCAGGGCGAGCATCGCACCGTGCTGAGACTGCTACAGGACTTCCACAAGCGCTTCCCCGACAACGAACACCTGGCACCCGCCTACCTGCTGGTGGCACAGTCCCTGGCGCAGTTGGGGCAATGGGAAAAGGCGATGGCCTTCCTGAGCTTCATCAAGAAGCGTTGCGGCCAGCATGACTTGCATCAGAACATCGAGACCTACATTGAGCAGGCACAGAATCAGCAGCCGTTACGGGGGCCGGCGGCGAGCTTTTCCTTGCCGGATTGATAGGGTGGTGAGTTTCGCGCGCGAGGTTTAATCGAAGCGGCTGGGAACCACCGCTAAAGCAGGGAACAGGGAAGTTCCCGGAGTCCTGGTTGGCCATGGACGGCCATCCAGGACGGCGTAAGCGGTGGCTTCCAGCCGCTTACGCCCCCACCTCCACCAAAAAGAACTCTCAAGGCCCAGCCGGCGCATCCATCAACTGCCGATAGTGCCGCGCCTTGGGCCCCATTTCCCGCTTCTCGAATTCTTCGGCCAGCAACCTGCAGGCTTCCAAGGTCAGCAACTCATTGCCGCAAGCGCGAAGCCGTTCGAACACTTTCTCGGCCAGCTTGAGTTCGCCGCTACGCAGACTGGCGAAAAATACCCGGTTATGATCCTCCGGCGACAGCGGATAATGGGCCTGCCCCTTGCCCTGATATTCCTGCCAGACTTCCAGCATCCGTTCCGTCTGATGACCGGCCATGGCTACCTGCATCACTTCCCGCGTGCGGGTACGATAGGCTTCGCTGTCCGGTCGCAGCTTGGCCAGCCGATAAAGATGGTCCAGCAGGACCGGGCGGTCCGGATGCCGCTCCCACAACGCCTCGAACTGCAGCCGTGCCTGCTCGAAATCCAGCTGGCCGATCCGTGACATCGCCTGAGCATAGGCCGAGCGAAAACGCTCATCCACGGCGTCGTCTTCCGGCTCGAAGAAACTGTCTTGCACCTGCAGCCAGCTCTTGCCCAGCAGCCAAACCATGCCGGCCCCGGCCAACAGGCCGCCAGCATGGGCCAGATAGGCGACACCGGTCGCCCCGGCAAACCAGTAATCGTAGATTTCCTTGGCGATCCACACCGGCAGGAGGGCCAGGGCCGGGGCCTTGAAGTAATCAAAATAGACGCCGAGAAAATAGAAGAAGCGAATGCGTTGCATGCCGAAGATAGCCACGTACATGCCCATCAAACCGGCAATGGAGCCGGAGGCACCCACCAGCGGCACCGGTTCGCCCCAATGGAAACTCGCCCAAATCAGCCCGGATGCCCCACCGCACAGCAGGTAAGCGATCAGGAAACGCCCGCCGCCCAGAGCTCGCTCAACAGTGAAGCCAAGCATGAACAGGATGACCAGGTTGCCGATCAGGTGGCCCCAGCCACCATGCAGGAACTGGTAAGCCATCAGATCGGAGACTTCGAGCTCAGCGGGCACGAGGCCAGCGGCAAAGGCCGACAGCTGTCCGATCAGCTCCTGCTGAATCGGTATCCGGTGCGCTTGCCAGTACTGGCGCTCATCGGAGGCCCAAAGCACGCCCTGGTTTTGCTCCACGTAACGATAGAAGCCGGGGTCGGCCAACAGGCTCGCGGCCACCCAGAGACGCTCGTCCGCAGACATGGCGTCGCGCAGGGCATTAAGTTCCCCGGCCCGTTCGATTTCGCCCTGCAGGTTGATCTGGCGTTGGAGGTAAGTCTCGTAAACCGGCGCCTCCAGCCGATCCAGGTCCGCCGCCAGATAACGGTCCAGCGCAGCCTGGAACAGGCGGCTGTCATTGCTCTGGTAGAACACAAAGACGAGAAAACAGGCGAGCATCAGCCCGAGGGTGATCCAAGGTGGGCGACGCCAGTCCACCGAGCGTTCGACGGGAATAATCAGCATGCAACTTCCATTAATTCACGGTACTGCCAAGTGATGCCCGCAGGCGCACCAGGCCTGGGCCATTCAGTGGTCCCCGCCCGATTTCATCACATTTGATCCGATCCGGTCTGCTTTTTACCACAGCGCTGCCAGATTATCGCGTTGAAATAGATCCTGAGCCAGACGGCAACCGGGCCCCACGAGCGCAAGTATAGCGCTGCC
Coding sequences:
- a CDS encoding DUF4013 domain-containing protein; the protein is MRYLGAATEVVPFWNRIPAFFRYPFQADPLMVIAICTFVPLLLNPDLIGLVVSLLLILALFKYTYAVINHTAEGHMTPPPLATAFTGAGFHIVILQFLVFVLMGGLVWSAGMLGSSMLAMAAVAFVVLVLPASVMILAMEHQVGPAVNPAHLMALISRIGWPYFVLYGHLILLMLASGAIQEFAFNHFSPAIAQPLSGFIGSTFTLIFFHMMGYLLFQYQEELGFASDLQDEDAPPVPDRTRRLDADIDMNLKDGHYERALTLIKGALKKEPTHPQRLEQLYRLLRAMNDESELYKSHPRLLQWLADRRDADELTEMFRLLEQVEPGFRLDDPALAVNCARTMNLQGEHRTVLRLLQDFHKRFPDNEHLAPAYLLVAQSLAQLGQWEKAMAFLSFIKKRCGQHDLHQNIETYIEQAQNQQPLRGPAASFSLPD
- a CDS encoding rhomboid family intramembrane serine protease, translated to MLIIPVERSVDWRRPPWITLGLMLACFLVFVFYQSNDSRLFQAALDRYLAADLDRLEAPVYETYLQRQINLQGEIERAGELNALRDAMSADERLWVAASLLADPGFYRYVEQNQGVLWASDERQYWQAHRIPIQQELIGQLSAFAAGLVPAELEVSDLMAYQFLHGGWGHLIGNLVILFMLGFTVERALGGGRFLIAYLLCGGASGLIWASFHWGEPVPLVGASGSIAGLMGMYVAIFGMQRIRFFYFLGVYFDYFKAPALALLPVWIAKEIYDYWFAGATGVAYLAHAGGLLAGAGMVWLLGKSWLQVQDSFFEPEDDAVDERFRSAYAQAMSRIGQLDFEQARLQFEALWERHPDRPVLLDHLYRLAKLRPDSEAYRTRTREVMQVAMAGHQTERMLEVWQEYQGKGQAHYPLSPEDHNRVFFASLRSGELKLAEKVFERLRACGNELLTLEACRLLAEEFEKREMGPKARHYRQLMDAPAGP